The stretch of DNA TCAGTAGATGTCCTTGCAGCACTAAGCATCCTTCATGTAGCATCTCTCGGataatttgtgtgtatttttgaggTTATTTAAACTAAACCATTTACAGCTCTCCCCTTGAATTCATAAAGTTTTTGTAGTGTTTGCCTTTTAATGGGTGACCCACCTCTGTCTTTTGATGCACTTGTTTTAGACAAAGTGATAACACTAGCGAATCTGCTAATTGCCTGTGCCTGACTGTGTGCTGGCCGTGCCACACAGCTATCATAATGGAAACAGTGCACGGCGAAGGCCTGTGTTAAGTCCTGAGAAGAAcacttttaacattttcaattaCGCATTCAGCAGGAGGCTCCTAGATCAGCGTGGGTGTTACAGCCTCCGGGCAGTAGGTGCAGCGTCAGTGGATGCTCATCTACATGACACAATGGGCGAGGGAGTCTTTCTGTGATGCAGGTTGGGATTTTACAGTTAAGGctttctctgtgtatgtgtgtgtgtgtaaatgtttgaatgtggGCACAGTGGGTGGCTGAGGAACCCCTCCAAGCACACTGACACAGGCTGCAGGAATGTATGGGGGAGGCAACCATCATGGTGCATGGCCTAGTTGTGCCctaggatggatggatggtcaTGGCAGATAAATGGACGGATTTATAGATAGGTAGGTAGGTAGATACTCACATTCCaggtgttttttctttggagCTGTTTGTTCGTGTGTGGTGGCTTTACACACGGCTCGGGACACCTCGGATCCCGTCAGGCTGTATTGCGCCGCGGCGATGCGGTCCGTCAGCGTCTGACCCGACATCTTCTCTCTGTGGAGCTAAACCTCGACTAACCAGCGTCCAATCCGGTTCTGGTCCTaccacctccccccccccccaacccccacccccaccccttccgACACCGAGCCGAATgaccagcctcagcctcagatCCGGGTAAACCCTAAAGTACACGGCACTGGGAGAGAAAGTGTGCCACACTCTGTATCATCTGAGCTCAGCTGGACAGATGCAGTGCGTTTCTGGAGCATTCAGGAACTGGCCTTTCCCCCTTGAAGCCCAGTGCCCTCTTGAAATTATGATCTGAAGGCAAAATAAGAGCAAACATCCAAATGAAGAAAATCCTAATCCCGCGTTTTGAATTTCTTTTGGATGaattttgttattgttcttgCGTTATTGTCGGGAAGCCTCCCTGACAAAGCGCTCCTCTCCGGATGATGCagcctccccttcctcctcctcctcctcctccctgtcctcctccctccagTCTGCTGGATaatcctcagcagcagcagcccgaCAGTCCGTGCGGATCAGCGGGGAAACATCAGGGCTCGGCTGCTACCATCGCGTCCCCACCAGCCACTGCAGCGGTCggttcctgctcctcctcctgctgccggACGCCCCACAGTCAGCCTTGCTAGCCCCGGCGATGCGCGTGTCGGATGGCGGTGTTTTCACGCGGTTTGCGTCCTctgctttatttaattattaattatttatatcCCTCGCCACACCACGCCCCCTCTCAACAGTCAGGTGACGCAGAGTTACCAACCCTGCGGccggtgttttttttttgttttttgttttttttttttaaatcgcgAGAGCTAACGGGAGACGGGAAAAAGGACGGAGTTAGCACGAGCGGCTATCAGCTCCACACGCTGCCATCATACTGCGAAGCTGATGTGAAGCCGAGTGTCTTCACCCGCAGCTGATTTCTGCGATCAGGAAGGAGAAGACAGGGCGGTccctgtccatggtgctgatcAGAAAACCATTGTACGAGCAATATCGTTATACGTTAATATGTATTCTACGGATATCATTTAAGcctctgtttcttttaattctACTCAAAATGATGTGTGCCTCTTTAATAATCACGTATCATACGGTCATTTGCATACACCACCTCCTGTGATCCAATTTGTAGCTCAGCATTTTCCAAAATCAGTGTCTTCCAAGActctaaatacatttaaatatgtaGATGGACTTTAATAGTAATTATAAACTCTATAGCTTCAAGTACAATGTTTGAATTGGAGGCTAATTTGGAAAAATAGTGATTTAATTGGTAAGCTGGTTTATAGTGCAAACCTGTAAGCAATGTACATCAATAATGACACACTAAAATctctgaaaaaacacacatttggcaTGGTGGCTTTCATCCTCTGTGAAATCCTCCCAACAGATTTCATCCATGGAGTGATTTGTCTACAAGTGGCCACCCAAGAAATTGCAACACAATCACGTTTTTCAGTACATGCCATGCAGCACTTTGAATCAAATCTGTCCCCCAATGCAGAGTAGCTCAGCTCCTGAAGTGCAGTTTGTCTTTAACTAGCTTTCACTTTTTCCCTTCTGGAAATTTAACATCACTTCATTTAAACTCACACCCAAAATCTTCATCAGTGATTGAGCAGTTATTTCATCAGACTTAATCACAATGAAGCTACAGTGACTTAGCGCCTTTTAAATGTCATGAGGACATAGTCCATGTAACACTTCTGTTAGAAATCTTTATTTATGAAGTCAAATCAATATGGAATGGCACAGCATCTTTACTTTGTCCCAAAGGACCCacataaaatgttaaaagtcAGTCAACAAAGCTGCTCCATAtatacaaataattaaaattaaatacaatcgcttttgaaaagtaaaataatcattataaatacaaaaaaatttacaaaCTATTTCCCCCATTTGTATTCTTCTTCTTAATGTACACGTTGAGGTTTTTCACTAGTGTTGATCAGTTATGTGTTAATCCCATGTTTCTGCCTTTTGCTTCGTTCTCATGTCTTGATAAGTCCCTCTAGAAAGTCTTTTTCCACCATCTCCTCAATGTTTTGTCGAGCTTGACTCCAGAAGACTTTCTGGCTCTCCAGTTTGTGTCCCTCTTTGTGGCCAGGGAAAGAGGAGTTAGCAGGATTGTGGGTGTAGGCAGGACCTGAGCGGCTGCTGGCCTTGCTATTGAACACCTGGCTGAGCAGGTTGAAGAAGGGTAAAAGCTGCTCCATGCTGCGGATAACATACAGGGTCAGCATTAGGTGACCTGGTTCCCACGACAGAGTTCGGGTGGAGCAGTCTTCATCTGGGTTTTTCTAAAGGAAACAGATTACATATGACTATTAAGTACAGAGTAGAAAAAAATTATGGCCCTTTCTGCTGGTGGAGGCAACTGCAGTATGAATGAATTGGGCtccaacataaaaacaacagttcCCCTTAACGTGCAGTTTCTTGAACAAACACTTGTTCAGGCAATTGCAGGCAGTTGTGGCTCTCCATCACGACAACATCATCAACATTGTGTAGACACGGAGGTGAAAATACCTTAGCTCGTTTCCTTAACAGCTTGGCCAGTCGGACCACGTACGGCTTAAATTCTCTCTGATGAGTCCCCTGACGTCTCACTTCCAATCCTGAATCATCTGAAGCCTCTGGGATGAAGGCCCAACGATACCTGTAATGAAGCAGAACTAACTCAGAAATAATGCATTTTCTATCTATTTAAACAGCCATCAGATGCACCAGTGGAGTGACGTCCAAATATTGTATTCATTCTTCCATTCAAAATTGTCTCTAAGACTGATAAAGACATTTACAGAATTGTTACAGTCACTAATTCCTTGACCCAGCTCTGTCACATATGAAACCTATGTTGACCCCTGCTGGAGTGTACTTACATCTGGAACTGAGGCAGGCTCTCAGGAGGTAGAGCCAAGGCCAGATCAAGCAGCTTGCAAGCAGACAGATAGAGATTGAGCCAGCGTTGGCTGTTGTAGGAGGTGGAGAAGCCATTGCCCCCAGAATAAGTGGTCTCCAGCCCAGCCACAGATGGCCCTGATGTCCTAGAGATGAGAAGATCGATCATGTGAGTAATGTAGAACAAGGTCATTCTCGATATCCTTTGCTGTTGCAATTCCGTCTGCAGTATCAACAGATACCTTGATATGTCTTCATCTGCTGTCAGTTCCTGCTCCATCAGTAGAAACACCTGAACCTACAGAAAACATTtgagagaatgaatgaatatgtgagTGTATTTATGGATTCATTACAGATAGTGAATTCAGTCTGTGACAGCTTCGACTCACCAGTTCAGTGATCATGGTGGGCCACAGGGAGGTGAGGTGTTGAGGTGACATGCGCAGCAACAGCACTCTAAAGAACAGGAACACCTGAGCGTGGAGAATGGGCACCTGAGGCAGGCGCAGGCTCTCCACCAGACGCTCTGAACACACAGTTGGTAATCGCTTAATGACGAGTGTGTTAAAACATCTAAAATCTTGATCTTCCAGTATAAATTTGTTGCTGTCAAATAAGAGAGCTTTAGAATCTGTCAACCACAGCTTCACATCAACCCTGTCAACACTTCAATGTATGATAACTCACTTACACAGCACATTAAGACTCATTTTATATGCTGCCTGTTGTGGGAAATGGTCTCCCAAAGTAAAGGTGCTAAGTGCTGCCCCATGTCCATGAGTGGAATGTTTACCTTGTATGTCTGGCAGGTATTTCTGGTACTGGTCCACTTCACTGCTGTAGATGGTAAAGGCCAGTCGTTTGAGTAGCATGGCTCTTTGTTCCAGCTCAGCATCTCTGTTGGTGAAAAGACTCAGAGAGCTGCTCTGAGCTACAGCCACACGGGCTGGAGAGGGACACACATACAGTCTTTATACGTCAATGTGAAATGGAGGTAAAAGTTCTTCTTGAATGAAGACAGTTTATCGCTTTAATTTTGCCTGAGATGAGACATGAAAAGCGCAAAGGACTCCAAATGTAGGAAAACATGATATGGTAAATGGTCTATAACCACACCCAGAGATAAGATCTATACTTACTCATGAGGTCTCTAAATGTGGTCTTGTCATGGGTCATCAGGTGGTCAATGATAGCTCTCCAGCTGAAAAATGATAGAATGATGTTGACATGACTTCATACTCATATTTGACCTGAAACTCGTGTTTACTGAAAATTGagttaaatgttttaaacattttgactgCTGTCCCTGAAAGTGCAAGGACAGTCCTCAATAAACATGCTGAGCACATAAATCTATGTCCGTTAAaggaaacacagttttgtcttttgcaCTGTGCATATCATGCATTTTGAACAAATGGGTGAACATCTGAACTTCTTGTATGACTATGAGGAggaactaaaaaaacaaaaactggactTGCATTATTTTTACGAAATAGGATTTTCTGCTAATTGTTTGCATCTTCTAAATGTTAAGTAAATCtgttccttttttccttcatctcagGATAATCCTTTAGGCCACAGGCTAACAGGAGCTATATGAGTGGTCACCCACACACAGTCCTTTTCATTCCTCTACTCACTGACTGACGCATGAGGAGTCCATCTGGAAAAAGGTGTGGTCCATGAAGAGGTCAAAGGCCTCCTTCTTCCAGGCACGGCGGGTGTATTGGTAGCCACTTAGGCTGCTCAAGAGTTGGATGCAGGCCCGGTAGCTGGGGGCGTTGTGAGCACTGCCAGGGGAAACAAGAAACATTACACTTTCAAATTCCAAAAATCTCTGAGCTCAACTATGACTCATATTCACTGAGCCCCATTCtccacatttaaatgaaaggattttatttcccctttttgaacttgtattttgtgaaaaaaaaaaaaaaacacatggtgaAATTTGTAATTTAAACATAATGTTAGCTTACAGAAGAATCATTCACAAAAATGGTCAAGGATATAGGAATGAAAACAAAGCTTGTTCACACCTGTGGTTGCGGAGGTAGGGCACAACATAGTGCATGATGTTAACCAACAGTGGGATCACTCTCTCCTTCTCGTCACTATAGAACACCATGTCCAACAGATGAGCCAGCACCTGACAAATAAATTCAGCATTCCTTATGCTATTCTTCCCCCATATGTTTTCACTAAGCATGGCAACGCTCACTGATGTTCTTACAGAATGTGAGCTACCATTTCACCATAAATGTATCTCATCAAACTGGTGACTTCAAAACAGTTGCAAAGCTCTAAAGAAACTAAATTTACTACCTGGATGGTAAATGCACTGACCATCTGTATGCTAATGTCAAATTATTTAATCCTAAAATACGTTCAGAcactttttttcaaaaataaggTTTAATCAAAATACGCAACGCCCTCTAGgatgttgtgtattttgtgtgtacTACAAATGTTGTCACATGGTGACATAATTAGAGCACAATACAGTATACATTTCCCCATGTAAGTTATAATGCAGCCAAAACAGTGATGCTTTTTATCAACTTGGGGAAATTAACTGCCTTGAATAAATCTGAGGTTCCAAGATGTGATGTTTCTTAGATTCAGATGTATGCCTTAGATACCACATTAACTTGGAGATGACAATGTAGATTACAGTAGTGGTAAAACCTGGCTTAATTTCAAGCCAACTATATTACTGTAATATACTTTTTACTGtcctccaaaacaaacaaacaaacaaccaaaaaaaaaaaaacttgagagACTTGGGCTActttagtagtagtagtagtttaaCTAAGAAGACAGAGAGCACATTAGTGCAGTTTCAGCTGCTCTGCACTAGCTTCCTGTAACATTTAGAATGAATTTGAAGATCCACCTTATGCAAAGGTCTTAATGGATTAGGACTGTGCCAATTGCCTTGTTCACCATTTGCCTTTGATAACGCTGTGATCATCGGCTGAGGTCCCAAGTGACCGCTGAAAGACATTCAGGAACAACTACACCACAAAGCTAAGGCTACGCTAACTATGGGCATAAGGGAAGCCAACTCACTAAAAACAAATACTTTCCTGGTATAGTCCAGCAAATTATTTTGAGAgtttatttttgcatcttttgTTGCAGCCtgtgggttttattttcatctttatctCATTGGATTAATTATCAGTATCCACGAGATTCTGTTTTCATGCTCATTTGTGTATTCATAATGTGAAGCATTTAATGTGCAAATTTTTTGAGCTGCATTTCTCGTATAAAAGTTGCATTGCAGTTTTCAATTGTCATTATAATCATTGTTGCTATTAGTTTGATTCCTAGGTTGGaaaaccatatatatatatatattcaccaAATAATTGCAGCAACCAAATGTATATATTGGACAAATAAAGCTGTGAACAGCAGTAAAGCACAGGCAAAATAGCAGTCAAAGTGGACTAATGTGGAATAGGATTTCAGTTGTCCAGCTCACCACATTCACTGCTCATACTGTAGCACTAAACACAACAGATTGATTTATTGGCTTACGAATAATGATTTACAGCAGACGTGGGGAGAGAGTAGGTAATCACCTGTGTGGAGCTCAATTGTAGTGTGTTGTGTATCGACTTTGTAATGGGGTTTGTGCCTAAGCGCAACAACAAGCGCCTAAACATTGCTGGTGGATGTGAGTGAGCAGCTTGAGACTTACTCAAGATGGGAAGACAATGCAAACAACTGGCAGAGCCACTCACAATGGCCCGAGGAACACTGATATAGAAGTGAGCTGAATCACAGAGACATGAGTGTTTTACCTCAGCCAACAGTGTGAGGGCGTGAACACTGTACACTGATGGAGTGAAGCTGGAGGCCTCCATCACTGTGAGCATTAAATCTATAAAACACACATACCAAACGTTAACAGCATTGTTAGCAGAAAAATATTAATAGTGCCATGCTGAAGCACAAAGATTCCCTGCAACATATGTTCACATTTTACATGCTTTTTGCAATACAAGTGGACAGCCAAGTGGCAAGTGGCCAAGTGCAAGTGGTTCCGTTCTGATCCCTGAGGGGGCCTCATATTCAGATTCATTTCTACACTTGGATTACATGAATCTCTGGTATTAAAATATTATTCTCCCTTCCCAAAATACGGACAACCcttaatacaaaaacaaatattaagtACTAATTCAACtactatattttaaaaatgtatgatgCATAATATTTGAGTGTTTGTCAACCAGGTTACATGAGAACCATTTAAACTTGAATGCTATGACTAATTACATTGTTAGCACTGAGAAATTTCTCCCAGGTGTTGATCCAATACATGTATCAAATCtattttttccactttcccATTCGGTACTGGGCTTaaaggttttgtttatttaagttttaGTATTAAACTAGTTGATGTTAACCGTATTAAAATCCAGTGGCAGATATGGCCCTCACTGGCACATTCTCCAATGCAAGTGGTGAATCAAAGCAGCACACCTTCAACATCAGCTTCCAGGTTGGTTCCATCAACGACTATCTGGGGAGAGGCCTTCACCTCCAGGTTTCTTCTCAACCATGTGGTTTGCTCCAGAGAGGAGCCTGCAATGGTCCCGATGGCCTCCACAACTTTGTGGGTcacatcctggacacacaaaaaatatttgtgtctAGTCAGGTAAGATTACTGTAATTCATCCTACAAGCCTGTGAGCACAGATCAGGAAATACTTCATGTTGAATTATGCAAAAACTATACAATGGTATGGCAACAAAAGGAGGATAATATATTATCTAAACTGATAGGTGGTTTAAGTAGACACCTGCAGCTCTCTTTGGTCCTTCTTGCTCTCCAGGTTGGGGTTCTTCAAAATAAACTCATTCAGAACtctagaggaaaaaaaaagaaaggaaaataagtCTAGGTTAAAATGTGCAAGATGTTATCTGTGCAGCCTTGTTCCTTCAAATCCTCAGTTTGACCAGTTAACGGTGaaccaacattaaaaaaaagttgacaaatTGAAGTATAAGCATATAACCGATTCACCAAAGTTTGTGGGGATGTATCGTGAAAAACCGtaaaagggaagaaagaagagaaaccAACCCCAGTATGAGAAACTGTCCAGGGGCAGGCAGGCCTAATTGTACAGAGTCCTTCAGCAGTGCCAGCAGAGATGGCCAACTATCCACTAAACTGGACACAGGGATCCTAGAGCAGACACAGGGCACAGTCAAGCAAAACATTTCAGAGGTCAGAGTGCTTTGGACAAGTGGGACTTGATAAACAATGACAGAAGTTAAATGGCAAAGATACATTTCCAATTTATTAATACTTAGAAGCAATAGACTTACCTCTGGACATAGGCATAGAAGAATTGCAGCATGCAGACCTCCAAAGACAGATGCTTCTGTGGGTCAGGTGAGGAaatacaatgaatgaatgaactaggTGAAACCAAATTcacaggtaaaaacaaaaccgaTCAAATTTCACAACTGACTCAAGCATTATTAGCGTATCTGTCTACTGTGTGATTTGTGTAATGGCCTTTTTCTGCAGAGTCAGACAATGGGGATGAAGCCATTTAAGCTACAGTAAGTAATATTACACCTTTAGTGCAGCTGGCATCAGTagaacaaatagaaacacaaaccTTGTCCTTTGCGATGGCAGGTGGCTGTTTCAGGACCTCTTTGACTGTCTGCATGACCGTCTCAGTACGCATGGCACTCACTGAGCGAACCAACTCCAccaacagcagctgctcctcACTGGCTATAGGGATCACCTTGAAGACATGCAGTACATAGCTCCactcaaactgaaacacacCAAGTCTTTCATAACATGTCTATACATGTGCTGGATATTTGATGGCACCCACTAAGTACCTGAGGTTGGGATGAAAAGTCCTTTTCTTACACTTCATTCAGTAACTTTCATACACATTTTACTTTATCGTGTGGACAGAGAGACAACATGTTAAAgtaaagaaagacaaattaCAGATTTAATGGTAGTCACCAACCTTATTTTTGACTGGAGTCTTTGCCTGTTTCCTCTCATTCCAGACATAGGCAATTGCTGCCATGAAGTGAGCGCCGTGGTTCATGGAGATTGGACCCAGCAGCTCTAGAATTTGCTGACGAAGATTCTGTGGAGCAGAATTAAGCACGAATAGACCTGAACATCAGAAAAGTTATTAAGTGTCCATTTTAGTCACAATCAGCCACACACTACAGCCAATACCTACTTATTGCAGAAATATGTCTCAGAATTTAACAGCTTATCGAATTACTgaggaaacatttcattttcctgtagCACATGCTATATTGTATTTAGTTTAAAGATTGTTATTACATTTATACTGCTCTGAAATACTGTGCCTACGACCATCTAAAATTCGTCATCTGGCACAACGTGGAAGTTAGTTGCTGACGTCAGGTTTGGTCTTTAACTGCCTATATCCCTTAAGGAATATAGGCAATGATTATGAATTATGGTCTGTGTAGGATAAAAATCATTGTATCATCtgagagaaaattaaattacCAGCCCACCTCCAGAAGGATTAATTCTATCTGGACAAGTCAAATAactttttgaagaaaaatgcaGATGGTTAAAAGGCTCTTTACTGTCAGTAATGTGTTTTCTAACAGCTCAGACCCGTAATCCAAGTATTATGCATTGAGTTATTATGCATAATACTTGGCCCACAGTTTTAGCTTTGGAATGGCTTTGTAGTTTCTTGGTCTACACCTGACCTCTTCTGTGCCACTCATATTTCAAATTATGCcctaaaaagtaatttcactTCATCAAAtgtgctgtttcattttttgtgtgtgaaaagaagcaaagccaatcacagacacctactaatttctttgtttgttcagtgACACATTGTCCTTACTCGACTAACAGAGCATTTGTTCAGTTATCTGAGCTGTGTTAACATTTAGAAAATCTGAATCTATTGAGTCTTTGATGGGAAAACTCATGATTCCTGGTGTACCTTAGTGGAGCCCAGGTTGATGTTGGAAGTGGAGGcggcagaggcagcagctggcTTgtcagagttgtctgcctggtGTAGGACACTCCACAGCAGGGTGACAGATGACATGATGGTATGGAGGATGGACAGTATACCTGAACGAGCTTCAGCCAGGTGCTTCTGGTCAACACTTACTTGTaactgaagagacagaaagggcaACAAAGCTGCTAGTACTTTTggtgaaatattacataatgCAATGAAACAGAATATTGAGCATGTTTTAATACATATACGATACtcaaaaatgaaactaaatgttaaaaaaataaagcctgcATTTTAGATTATTAAAACTAAAGGGTCAAAGTACAAAACTGCTAAACTTATTTGGTGCACAGCCCGCTCACCTGGTGGTACTGAGAAGTGGGATCCAACAGGCAATAATGGATAATTGCTGTTATCCCTTCTAACACTGTGAGAATGAGGTCAGGAGGGATGCAGAGAGCCATCCACTGGGGTCTGAAAGAATGTTGAATGTTATGCACAATTGGTACATCTGAGGAAGGGATAAATCATTGGAGAGCAACTGCATCTTATCATCAGGTCAACAGTGCCATCTGGTGACCACACTATTATTCTTTCACGCTGCAGGGTGTAATTGTGCTGCAGTTACCATAATGCTCGATATCAAAAGAATCCTTGTAGATTTTATTACCTGGTATCAGTTACTCCGGTCTCATAACGGTACTGCTGGAGAAGATTGTCCAGGTTCCTGCACAGCTGCAGAGTGACGGATGCCACCACCCTCCTGAGCACTTTGCCCATGTATGGCAAGGTGGCTGTTATGAGCCCGATCCACTGGGGGTGCATCTTACATGCATGATGCTGATGAAGTGCCCTGATCACGGCACAAAGGAACATACCCTGTGCCGTGATAGGCTGTCCATGGAGGTATTGCAGCGATGTCATTGGCTGCTGAGGGTTAACATGCTCCACTTCTCCACCAAGAATCTCAAAACCAGTCCCAGGACCACCGCCTgttcctccacctcctgacCCTCCTCCCACAGGTGCTCCTTCTACTCCTTCATCAGCTGGCACCAAGACCCTATGCTCAAGTACTACAAGGCTCTGCAACAATCTTAACAGCTGTGACTGGACTGCACTACAGCTGTCAATCTGGTCTTCTGACAGGTTGATCACACTGTCCTCGGACAGACCCTCCTCCACTGTGGCCACATTGACACCTGCCACTCGTTGCTCATGCCATTTCTGGGCACTAAATATGGACGAGAGCAGGCAGTGGAGAACCACCTTCTGAACTTTGCACTTAAAGAGGACATCACTGATAAAACTAGCAAAACCCTTAGCTGAGCCACCTGTGACTTTGGCTAGCTCACTGAAAAGGAGAGCTAAAACCTCCACACTGGTCAGTTGCATGGCTCGGTTTCCTGCCAAGTCCTGAGGGCCTGCTGCCAAGTGGGCAGAGTAGTAGCTTCTTAGGAAATAGAGACACAGTGAGATGATGATCTCTAGGTACATGGCGCTCCGGAATGAGTGGGAGTGGGAGTCCTGAGGGATGGGGCAGTAGAAGTCTTTGCCCATGACAGAGACCCTGTGACGTGCTAGGAGGTTTTGTAGCAAAGAAAGCTGTGGAGTGTAGGTATTGTTAATGCTGGTGGTGGAGATGGCACTTACAAACCCTGAGGGAGCAGCTTTGAGCATGGCTGCAATGGCTGACAGGGCATGCAGGGCCCGGGAGGAGTCGTAAAGCTGCAGGTAGAGCAGGACATGCTGGTAGAGTGGGTGGATGTTAAAACGAGGTGGGGCAGAGGATGATCTACGTCCTGTCACACTGCCACCACCAACAGTCCCACCAGGACCCCCACTGGGGGATCCAGTGTCACTCTCAATCTCTGATACCTCACCTTCCCCACAGCTGTACCAGTTCTCTAGATCCAGGCTGTCACCGAAGAAAATACTTGGGGGTCGGAGTTTCTCTGCTTGAATTGCtgcctttctctgcctctcctcctctttcctcttggCTTTCTTGATTTTGGGCTTTGCCCCTGGAGATTTGTCTGCCAGCCTCTCCATGATCTTCCCTTTAAGGCTCAGCTGGGTGCTGCTATGGCTTCGTTTACGGGCATGAGGATCATTCACTCGTAGGTTGTGGTCTGGGGTGCAGGGGTCAGAGCTGTCTGGCAATGTGACAATGGAAGGAGATGAACTATGACGGGTAATACCCTCTTTGTGCTGTTCTTCTGCAGATACATCAGCTGGTGTGACAGAAAAGAACTCCAGCGTGCCACCAGCCAGCATCTCAGGCAGAGTTTGGTGGCTGGTGCCAGGAGGAGGACCACAGTCAAGACGGGCACCAGTAGAGGTGTCAGAGGAAGtgctttctgtgtctgtctgtggccaGTTTTCAGGTTGAGATGAAACTTCAATAGAACCTTCATCAGCTAAACTCAGAACCCTGTCTATTAGTTCTTTCATAACAGAGGACACAACCTCTTCTGTCGAGTCCTCTGACATGTCATCTGAGGAACCAATCTGTTGGTCTGAGGCATTGACTGCATTGCTGACACCCTCTGGTTCCTCAAAGCTGCCATTTTCTACTGTGGATGAATGAGAACCACTGGACTCAGAGCTAAGCTGGAGAATATCAATAGGCTGATATTCTCTAGCTAGTTGTAAGTTGTCACTGCTTAGACTCAGTAATGAAAGGCTGTCACTCAATGggttcacagtcagacaga from Echeneis naucrates chromosome 6, fEcheNa1.1, whole genome shotgun sequence encodes:
- the dop1a gene encoding protein dopey-1 — protein: MNAEEVELLGDSKYRNYVAAVDKALKNFEYSSEWADLISALGKLNKVLQNNAKYQVVPKKLTIGKRLAQCLHPALPSGVHRKALETYEIIFKIIGPKRLAKDLFLYSSGLFPLLSNAAMSVKPVLLGLYETYYLPLGKTLKPGLQGLLTGVLPGLEEGSEYYDRTNTLLEKVAAAVEQSAFYSALWGSILTSPAVRLPGVSFVLLHLNRKLSMEDQLYVIGSDIDLMVEAVSTSVQDSSVLVQRSTLDLILFCFPFHMSQATRPDMIRILSAALHVVLRRDMSLNRRLYAWLLGLDNNGVIIGPRSTRQSNPEDYASHYFNTFSKDMLVQAMVGILQGKARGGEEESILMHDLKPFRILISLLDKPELGPAILEDVLIEVFRTLYTQCRTELDLQNQSPFSKDHTHLSSKLRENKKTAELIKTANLLFNSFEPYYMWDYIARWFEECCRRTSNSSTRAQRHCGSLNPPELSLVEFCQLVDFLLDIVSLPTRSMRVICQETYIEIQTEHLPQLLLRMVAALTCHLQALGLGELTHCLRLCSKILSKVQPPLVSPLALPSGSHAQGHSNSNGNCSTSARDKNKEKEDKQVNSVFHKEPVEVFEDGENPASSRSSESGFTDFVQYQGDDTEEVERPHHPHPAVKTGRRASGPSQSKPLDKPVMQCCLDHFQQFLLRLITLYITPGQGDRPKGERNEVLHSGALVSEGSQHCTEFCSTPGSVQRECVAAFTAACQLFLECSSFPVYIAEGNLKSSPTHEEQLDTVCPSCVHSDSEQERLPVWLQTLMDACCLACDFSLQGVAISLLMDLVGLTQSVAMVTAESVASGENTESTQPMSPSQGRVSVVIRPPLTQGILKYIADKTDFFKSVALILWDQLSEGTPQHHQRSVELFYQLHNLVPSSSICEDVISKQLMHRDKRICLEAHVKFSVLWHLTRDLNITKSAPFCRTFDRSLFIMLDSLSYWDPCTSAVGRAWLNQVLQRHDIARVLEPLLLLLLHPKTHRVSIQRVQAQRHWAQVFPEPPEQDPPEPIYTRDSGFSDSFSRIHGERVTQEELRGLAMGDMEPFCLTVNPLSDSLSLLSLSSDNLQLAREYQPIDILQLSSESSGSHSSTVENGSFEEPEGVSNAVNASDQQIGSSDDMSEDSTEEVVSSVMKELIDRVLSLADEGSIEVSSQPENWPQTDTESTSSDTSTGARLDCGPPPGTSHQTLPEMLAGGTLEFFSVTPADVSAEEQHKEGITRHSSSPSIVTLPDSSDPCTPDHNLRVNDPHARKRSHSSTQLSLKGKIMERLADKSPGAKPKIKKAKRKEEERQRKAAIQAEKLRPPSIFFGDSLDLENWYSCGEGEVSEIESDTGSPRRRSSSAPPRFNIHPLYQHVLLYLQLYDSSRALHALSAIAAMLKAAPSGFVSAISTTSINNTYTPQLSLLQNLLARHRVSVMGKDFYCPIPQDSHSHSFRSAMYLEIIISLCLYFLRSYYSAHLAAGPQDLAGNRAMQLTSVEVLALLFSELAKVTGGSAKGFASFISDVLFKCKVQKVVLHCLLSSIFSAQKWHEQRVAGVNVATVEEGLSEDSVINLSEDQIDSCSAVQSQLLRLLQSLVVLEHRVLVPADEGVEGAPVGGGSGGGGTGGGPGTGFEILGGEVEHVNPQQPMTSLQYLHGQPITAQGMFLCAVIRALHQHHACKMHPQWIGLITATLPYMGKVLRRVVASVTLQLCRNLDNLLQQYRYETGVTDTRPQWMALCIPPDLILTVLEGITAIIHYCLLDPTSQYHQLQVSVDQKHLAEARSGILSILHTIMSSVTLLWSVLHQADNSDKPAAASAASTSNINLGSTKNLRQQILELLGPISMNHGAHFMAAIAYVWNERKQAKTPVKNKVIPIASEEQLLLVELVRSVSAMRTETVMQTVKEVLKQPPAIAKDKKHLSLEVCMLQFFYAYVQRIPVSSLVDSWPSLLALLKDSVQLGLPAPGQFLILGVLNEFILKNPNLESKKDQRELQDVTHKVVEAIGTIAGSSLEQTTWLRRNLEVKASPQIVVDGTNLEADVEDLMLTVMEASSFTPSVYSVHALTLLAEVLAHLLDMVFYSDEKERVIPLLVNIMHYVVPYLRNHSAHNAPSYRACIQLLSSLSGYQYTRRAWKKEAFDLFMDHTFFQMDSSCVSHWRAIIDHLMTHDKTTFRDLMTRVAVAQSSSLSLFTNRDAELEQRAMLLKRLAFTIYSSEVDQYQKYLPDIQERLVESLRLPQVPILHAQVFLFFRVLLLRMSPQHLTSLWPTMITELVQVFLLMEQELTADEDISRTSGPSVAGLETTYSGGNGFSTSYNSQRWLNLYLSACKLLDLALALPPESLPQFQMYRWAFIPEASDDSGLEVRRQGTHQREFKPYVVRLAKLLRKRAKKNPDEDCSTRTLSWEPGHLMLTLYVIRSMEQLLPFFNLLSQVFNSKASSRSGPAYTHNPANSSFPGHKEGHKLESQKVFWSQARQNIEEMVEKDFLEGLIKT